A genome region from Camelina sativa cultivar DH55 chromosome 10, Cs, whole genome shotgun sequence includes the following:
- the LOC104719164 gene encoding peroxidase 17 → MSLLLLLRPHLILYLLILTVVNGESLRARFYSETCPEAESIVRREMKKAMIKEARSVASVMRLQFHDCFVNGCDASVLLDDTPHMLGEKLSLSNINSLRSFEVVDEIKEALEEACPATVSCADIVIMASRDAVALTGGPDWEVKLGRKDSLTASQKDSDDIMPSPRANATFLIDLFKRFNLSVKDMVALSGSHSIGKGRCFSIMFRLYNQSGSGKPDPAVEPRYRKKLNKLCPLGGDENVTGYLDATPHVFDNQYFKDLVSGRGFLNSDQTLYTSRETRGYVKMFSEDQAEFFRAFEQGMVKMGDLQSGRPGEIRLNCRVVNRRPSDLLFDS, encoded by the exons atgtctcttcttcttcttcttcgccccCATCTCATCCTCTATCTTCTCATCTTGACGGTGGTTAACGGTGAAAGCCTCCGAGCAAGATTCTACAGTGAGACATGCCCTGAAGCTGAATCCATAGTAAGAAGAGAAATGAAGAAAGCTATGATTAAAGAAGCAAGAAGCGTTGCTTCAGTCATGCGTCTTCAATTTCACGACTGCTTCGTCAAT GGATGTGACGCTTCTGTGTTGCTTGATGACACACCACACATGCTTGGTGAGAAACTATCACTTTCCAACATCAATTCACTGAGATCTTTCGAAGTCGTTGATGAGATTAAAGAAGCTTTAGAGGAAGCTTGTCCAGCTACTGTCTCTTGTGCTGATATTGTTATCATGGCCTCTCGTGATGCCGTTGCTCTA ACAGGAGGACCTGACTGGGAGGTGAAGCTAGGGAGGAAAGACAGTTTAACAGCGAGTCAGAAAGATTCAGATGATATCATGCCGAGTCCGAGAGCCAATGCAACTTTCTTGATTGATCTCTTCAAAAGATTCAATCTCTCTGTAAAAGACATGGTGGCTTTATCAGGGTCTCACTCAATTGGTAAAGGTCGATGTTTCTCCATCATGTTTAGGCTTTATAACCAATCCGGGTCTGGTAAACCTGATCCAGCTGTCGAACCAAGATACCGGAAGAAGCTTAACAAGCTCTGTCCTTTGGGTGGAGATGAGAATGTGACCGGATATTTGGATGCAACGCCTCACGTTTTTGACAATCAGTACTTCAAAGATTTGGTATCAGGGAGAGGGTTTCTGAACTCTGACCAGACTTTGTATACGAGTAGAGAGACGAGAGGGTATGTGAAGATGTTTAGTGAAGACCAAGCTGAGTTCTTCAGAGCTTTTGAACAAGGGATGGTGAAGATGGGTGATTTGCAATCTGGAAGACCTGGAGAGATTAGGTTAAATTGTAGGGTTGTTAATAGAAGGCCTAGTGATCTGTTGTTTGACTCTTGA